A region of the Saccharospirillaceae bacterium genome:
CTGATGCAGGTTCTGGCAGAAGAACTGGAAAATACCTCAGACGTACGGGTGAATTGCATTAACCCAGGCGGTACCCGCACTCAAATGCGCGCTTCAGCGTACCCGAACGAACACCCACACAGCGTTCCTGAAGCAGATGAAATTATGCCTCTGTATATGTACCTGATGTCACCGGATTCTATCGACGTTAATTGCGAAAGTATTGACGCTCAACCGAAGAAGGCACCGGGCGCTCGCAGCGGCCAGTAAATGGAACTCGCGATCGCTGAATCGCTACCTGGATAATACAGTTCCGGCCTGTGCGCTTTACCCGCACAGGCTTTTATTATCTAATCGACGAAAATTTGTCTTATTTTTACCAATTTGCAGGAGACAGCATGGCTGGCTTACTTCCGGATATGGATCCAGACGGCTTATTAGAATATTCCGTTGTTTTTACTGATCGCTCTCTGAACCACATGTCACAACAGTTCCAGACTGTCATGAATGACATTTCATCAACCCTCAAATCCGTATACAGCGCCGATGCCGTCGTTGTAGTGCCAGGTGGCGGAACTTACGGTATGGAAGCCGTGGCTCGTCAATTTGCACAAGACAAAAAGGCCCTGGTGCTTCGTAACGGCTGGTTCAGCTACCGCTGGACTCAGATTTTTGAGATGGCCAACATCCCGGCCTCTTGCACGGTATTAAAAGCTCAGCGCATCGAAGAAGGCTCACAAGCACCATTCGCTCCACAGCCAATCGACGAAGTGGTCGCCACCATCAAAGCTGAAAAGCCGGAAATGGTATTCGCACCACATGTAGAAACCGCATCCGGCATGATTCTTCCAAACGACTACCTGAAAGCCGTTGCCGATGCCGTGCATTCGGTTGGCGGATTGTTCGTTCTGGATTGCGTGGCTTCTGGTACCTTGTGGGTTGATATGAAAGCCATCGGTGTCGATGTACTCATCAGCGCACCTCAAAAAGGCTGGAGTTCTTCGCCATGTGCCGCACTGGTGATGATGAGCCAGGCTGCTGTGAATACGATGGAAAACACCACCAGTACCAGCTTTGCAGCCAACCTCAAGCAGTGGCACATGATCATGCAAGCCTACGAAAACGGCGGCCATGCTTACCATGCAACCATGCCAACCGATGCACTGACCAAATTCCGCGACACCATGATGGAAACCAAAGAATACGGTTTCGATAAAGTGCGCGAAGAACAGTTAGAGCTGGGTAGACGCGTACGTGAGATGCTCGAAAGCAAAGGCATCAAAAGTGTTGCCGCAGAAGGCTTTAAAGCACCCGGCGTTGTCGTTAATTACACCACCGACAGTGATATGCAAAACGGTAAAAAATTCGCCGCACAAGGCATGCAGGCTGCTGCCGGTGTACCACTGATGTGCGACGAAGGTGACGACTACCAGTCTTTCCGTATCGGCTTATTTGGTTTAGACAAACTGCACGATGTTGACGGTGCGGTTGATCGCCTGGAAAAAGTGATAGATCAGATTCTGTAATTCCTGATCAATACTGCTTATACAGAAAAGCCGGAGATGAGTTTATCCATATCATTTGCGGCTTTTTTGTTTATCCAGACCAGTGCTTAAAACCTGCACTTTTTCAGCGTTTTAACCAACACGCAGGCATAAAAAAACCGCCATCGTCATAACAGCGGTTTTTAAAACAATCGCACGGCTTACACAACAAAGCCGGGGGCAGTCATCAGAACGGCACGTCATCATCAAACGCAGGGCCAGAGGACGACGGCGCAAAACCGCCCATATCAAAATTCTGAGCCGGAGCGGCATCACCGGCGCGGTCTACTTTCCAAGCCTGCAGGCTGGTAAAGCACTTTTCCGGCTTACCTGGCGCATTCCAGAGACGGCCCGACAGATTAAACGTCACCATCACCTCATCGCCTACCTGATAGGCATCCATCAGTGCACACTTGTCTTTAATCAACTCCAGCGCCACATAGTTCGGGTAATCCGGGTTTTCACCTTCACCGCTCAGCTTGATAACAAACTCACGCTTGGTGAAACCGTTCTGACCGTATTCGCGGGTCTGATCGATGGAGTGAATGATTCCCTGGGCTTCGAAGCTCTTAGACATATGACTACCTGATGGCTGATAAATTGAATGCCGTCATGATACCACCTTACCAATGATTTCTAACCCTATTACAATGTTGAACCTTCAGAATCTGAGTTGTATCTGAGCCCGATATGCCGTCTTTGTATGCCCTGACCGTGCTGGCATTCAGCACCCTGCTGTTCGTTTCCCATACCTCTGCCGAGCCACTCACCTTTCGCCAGGCCAAAAAACAGCTGAAAGCCCTGTATCAGGACGAACACCAAACCAGCTTCTATTGCGGTTGTGACTTTCGTTATCAGGGTAAAAAACTGATTCCAGACCTCAACAGTTGCGGCTATCAGGTACGTAAACAACACAAACGCGCCAGCCGTATCGAATGGGAGCACATCGTCCCGGCCTGGGCCTTTGGGCATCAGCGCCAGTGCTGGCAAAACGGCGGCCGCAAAGCCTGTAAAAGAGACCGCGTATTTCGCCTGATGGAAGGGGATATGCACAACCTGGTACCCGCCATTGGTGAAGTGAATGGCGACCGCTCGAATTATCGCTTCAGCGATTGGAACGGCTTCCCGCAGCAATATGGCCAGTGCGCCATGGTGGTCGATTTTAAAGGCAAGCGCGTACAGCCAACGCAGCAAAGCCGCGGCGCCATTGCCCGCGCTTACTTATATATGGAAGAAAAATACTCACTGCGATTATCGAAAAAAGAGCGCAAACAATACCAGGCGTGGAATAAACAACAGCCGCCCGGCCGCTGGGAATGTCGCCGCAATCGTTTAATTGAGAAAATTCAGGGAAACAGAAACCCATTCATTAAGAACTGCAAACGCACGCAATAAAATATCCAGAAATAAAAAAGCCCGGTTTGTTTTCCAAATCGGGCTTTATTCAGGCATCAGGGTGCAATCAATTCCCCCAGTGCCATTGCTGGTTCGCACCACCGTGGTAACTCCACTGGCCTACCTGACTGCCGGCACCCGTACCATACGCATCCACAGCGATATTGTTATTGTGACGATTGCGCAGCGAAGTACCGACCCAATCGAACTTCAGGTTGTTGCTGTTTACACAATCCCAAATCACAATCTCACCACCGTTATGGGCCTGGCCACGGTTATCCAAACACTTGCCTAACGCACTGCGCATAAAACCCGTGCTGGCATCATAAGCCCACTTCTGATTCTGGCCGCCGTGACAAGTCCACAGCGCCACATTAGTGCCGTTCGCACTGCTACCGCCGGAAACATCCAGACATAAACCACTGCGGCCATCTTTCAGTTCACGATACTTTTGTTCTGGGTGCAGGGGTTTTAGATCATTTAATTTAATGATGTTCTCGATCAAACGCTTACCTGGGAAATCCGCCATCACCATACCGGTGAAACCACCATTCGCGATGTAATCTGCGGTCAGAGTATTGGTACCTTCAAAGGCAATGGTACAGATGCCGATAAAACAGCTGACACGAGGGAAATCAGGATACGAGTTTTTCCAACCCGGAGTGGTTAAACCCGTCGCCAAACGTGGTGCCGAAGTACCATTGCTGGAATGACCACTGGACACGAAATAAGGCATAGAGCCAACCGCCGCCGACAGGTAATTCATATAAATAGTATTGCGGTTACCGTTCTGGGCTTTGACGATGTGATTTTTAATACGGGTCCACTTGTCGTACAGATCCCAGTTGGTCGACATCTGGTAATCGTCCTGCTTATCGATATAGCCGTACGACAAACCGTAGTTACCGCCCGAGAACTCCTGCAGAATCACAAACTTGCCACGGATTTCATCCAGCGTTGGGTTGCTGTTGGTTGGCACCCAGTGCTTGGAACCATTCTGGGCCAAATAAGAATCCAGCGTTGCGGCATAACTGCGGGTATTGTTTTCAGAAGTATGCTCAGCACGTAAACGAAACAGCACAGTTTCAGACGGGTTAGCATTCAGGAAGTGAGTAATATCGCGTAATACATCATCAAAATAAGTATCCTGAGCGATTATACCGTGGTGCATACGGAAGGTATCGTTGATATGACGGGTACGCATATCAAATACCCGAATACCGGAATTCAACTGCTGCATTAAGGTCATGGTCTGGTTTTGCCAGATATCTCCCGCCTTAATCGACATAGTATCGTGAGTACCCGGAAGTGAGAGCTGACTGACTCGTTTGCTACCATCAACCCGAGACATCCAGCTTGGATTATGGGCAACAGCGGCGTAATCGTGATTATAGGCACCGTCGTTATGGGCGCTGGCAGAATGGCTGAAACCTAACAGACTCAAACCCGGCAGAGCAGCCATCAGGGCGATCAGAGTTTTTCGTTTAATGTTTATCATGTTTGGACCGTGAGATTATTTCTTTATTGTTTTTATCAGGTCGCAATAAATCATTAACGCGAGCGAACCTCAATCAATAACTGTCCGAGAGGGTACATTGGCACAGAAAAGCACAAGCAGATTAGGGCTTTATCACAATCAGAACATGGATAAATCCAGTTCCACCGCATCACCTAACCAATAGGCGTAAGTCGTATGATCAGCCAGATCATTACCCGTTAATGCATGAACCAGCACACTTAAATCGCCACGCTGCTCATCCAGCCAGGGAATAAACGCATCAAACGACTTTTTGCCAAAGATAATCTGGCAACTCCAACGGGTATGAGGGCCGATGGGCCTGCGATGAACGCGACCCACCCTTAAACCAAACAGCTCCCCTGCTTGCTGGCACAGGTGGGTAGCAAAATCGACCGTTGCTCCATCAAAATACACATGAGCGTGATAAGCCTTGTGCTTGTTGACGGGCCGCTGAGGAGCTGACATTAACGATCACCTTTGATTTTTCGCCGTAGCCACATAAAAGGATAGCTAATCACCACAAACGGATACATCAGCGGCGGGTACACAGAAAACACCACCGCCATTAATGGCAGGCAGAACAGCACAACCACATTGAAGGTGCCAAGCTCGTCAAATACACCATTGATTCCGCCAGGGGCCTCTTCCAGGTACAGAGTGAGCTTAACGGCACCAATAGTGAGCAGAATGAGTGCGGCGAAGTAAATCAGGGCTTTGGAGAGTTTCATAGGAATGACGGCGATGAATCAACGAGTGGTGATATTAACACACGACGCGCAGGCCATATAAGCGCAGCGCCATCCGGAAGTGCCGTCATGCACGGTGTCACGGAAATGCCGATTACGAATTTCATAACCGGCACATAAAGCCAATATTAATAACCTCGCTTTGTTAAATGCCAGCCATCTGAATAGGGACATGGATAAGCCGTCAGAATGCGTCCTTCTTGACGTTCGATAATAAATGCGCGTTTTACCGCCTCAGCACGGCTGCGATAGGTTGCTTTTGCATAACCGCTCCCACTGATGCAGTGATCACACTTATAACTTGGCGTGAGCCTATCCGCAGGTGCTAAGTGCCAGAATTGGCATTTATTGCAAAGATATGGGAGCAGCTCCCGGCCAAATTCTGACTGAACATAGTCCGCAGCATCAGAAGCTTCCTGTTCTGAACTATAAACCGACAGCGGTTCCCCAGACACCTTACCAAAACAACTTTCACTTTTCATAGATACCTCCAGAAGCGCCCTATCGGGCGCAGTGATCGTTATTTACAAGCGCCTGGGACACGGCAAGCACATTCCGAAGGCGCATGGCAGGCGTGATCAGGCCCACAACGCGATGCATTTAAAGGGCTTTTGCTCGGATACAAACCAAAATGCTTTTCGTATAAAGCAATGGTTTTATCAAAGGCCGCAATCAGTTTGGAATAATCTTCCTTTCCGTAAATGCCAAAATACGGATAGTGATCAATAAAACAGCCAAATATCTTTTGGCAATCCTCACGGTAAGCCTTGGTATCGAGAATATGCGCATGCCATATCTGATCGATCTGCTTGCTTGGTACAAACGAAACTCCCGGGTAGAGTTTCTTCAGATGAAGAAAACGGCGGTACTCGAGTTCGGCTTTGTCCCACTGTTCAGCTGTCATCTCAGCCTCTGGGGCTTGGGTATACTTGTGGCGCAAGTGTGAGAAGTCCAAAGCCTGGATTTCAGGTAATAAATCCTCAGCAAGCATGTGAACAGGGCTGACCAAAGCAGGTAAAGTCTGAATAGTAGTCATAGCTATCTCCTTAAAGTCTAAAAGTTAGTTTTCGATAAATAAGTTGTTATTTGGACATGTCGTAACAGATCCGAAAACCAATTTTTAGATGCTTATATTTCCCAGAAGAATCTAAAGGAGGAGATGAGCGATTAACATTATCATTTCCGTAGAAGCTCTTTAATGAAGCAGACCGAATACATGCTTTATCAGAAACCCACTCCGCAAAATCATTGCTATTTAGGAACACCAAGCCACTACCATGCTCAATTTCTGAAATTCCTTTTTTGTATTCTACTTTCAAAGATTGGAAAGAATCCTCTGGCATGTATGGAGGGTGCTTTGAATAAACATGATTATTGGGGCCAGTATATCTAAGATGTTCATGGATACTGTCTTTCAACGACAAGCCCACGCACTCTTTCCGTAACGATAAATATTCTGAAGACGATAACAATCGAACAGGAATTTTGTATTTATCACCATACCATTTGCAATAGGCTAAAGCATCAAACCAAGTACAGGCCACTGGCAGAGCTTCATCAGTATCAGAATTTATGGGTAAAATAGCATCTCCTACACGATACTCTAAATACTCACTATTCTCACTTAAAAACTCGTTAAAATCTTTTATCGATACAAGGTTTGATATACATATTTCTTCTTCTAACAAAGACACTGGCAAGAAGCCATTCTGATAAGTTCCATAGTGTCTAACCTGGTCACTAAATAACTGTTGATATTTTAAATAATTTATTAGTATCTCATTAGATCCGGGATAGTTACTTGACTCTCCTCCCATCTTGTAATAGTGACACTCTGACTCATGATTGTCTTTTTCACGCCAGCCTTTATATTCGAAATAATGCCAACGATCGAACGCATAATCAGAAACAAAATACGGAACATCCGCGATTTTTAGCTGATTCTCCATAAACTTATGCTGGAACTCATGGTCTTTCAATCCACGATATACAAAGTCAAAATTACCATCGCGCCCTTTTAAAAAAACAAGATTGTTATTAAAGGGCATAATCTCTACCCAACCTTGATCCTGACCATCAATACGCTGCCTAAACAATTCCATAATCAGGCAACTCCCTTTTAAAGAATCCTGATAGCCTTTACACCCTAGATCATTATTATACAGTGCTATCACACTGTGTCTTTCGCGCGGTGAGACCAAGTCATCACCAATAAGATTAAAACCACTATCGATATCTTGATCGTAACCACCCAATACGAAATCAATCAAACGTCGATCTGAATAACCAATACTCCCTTTCACAATACAATCACTATTAGCCTTGGCGATTTTAAGGTTATGAATCACTGCTCTTAAACCATGCCCAGGCACAACTAAGTCTTCGAGAAACTCTTCATCCCTCATACGATGATTAAAGTACCAGAAGCCATCACTGAAAGTATCTGCATAATTGAAGTCATAACCTGTAAAAATACGCGCAGGGGTAGGCGAACCGGATACAAACAATCTTTCGGCTATCTTCTGTTTTGAAAGCCTAGGGGGATAACCGTGGCCTGGATTCCTTATTTCACAAAGGTCAACCTGTTTTAACAGGTTATGTTTCCTCAAAAAAGGAAAAAGCTCTTCTTCATATACTTTCTTATATGCAGAAAATCCACCTTTAATCCCAAAGGACTTAGCAATGAAGTTAAGAATAGAAGTATGAGATATTATCTCTCGATCCTTCTTAATCTTCTTTGCTGATTTTTTTAATTGCTCAGGGGCTAGCTCACGGATTGGAACGACATGAAAATTATTGAAAGGTAAGTAAGAGATAGAAGCTTTCATAATATAAACCTATTTCTAGATCACTCAGGCAGAGCCTGCTACTTCTGGGAGATCCAATAAATTTATATTGAGGTCGGTAGTTCTTTGAATATTGCAAAAGCAAATATTTTGAGCGCTTTGTTTGACAGAAGTACAATCAACCGCAGGTATGACTCAACCCTATGACCCGTACGATATATACTACGAAATATCTTGTCAATTGATTTTTCATTGATTGTAAACTTGTTCTACTGAACAACCACAACACTAGCCCTACTTGTGTCCAGTGCATAACAACTTAATTAGATCAGTGTGATTAATTCCTTCCATCTTACTTACAGCCCCTGATAAAACACCTCAACAAACTGGCGCATTTTATCGGTGATTCTCGGAATCACTTTTTTACGCTGCATCAGTGAGGGCTTGGTTTCCATGGCTTCGGCGATATCCTCGCGGCGAGGGTCTTGATTGGTGGTGATCATTTGCTCTACCAGCGCCTGTACATTGGCAGGAATCAACTTTTCCTCATCACACACCGCATTAAGCTGTTCAGTTTTTTGCGCTTCCCAATAGTTATCAAAGGCTTCCAGCACTTGCTCTTCGCTGTCCAGACCTTCCATATTTTTCTGGATAAACTGGTCGATCAACTCTTGTTTGTTGCGCAGTTCAGGTGAGCCGCCTAACAAGTCCATAATGGATTTGTATTGGTATTCGTACTCTTTCTCGGTATCGCTGCCCGCCAGTGCGGCAATCAGGTTAAGGATGTACTTAACGTTGATTTCATCGCGCTGGATCAGCTCCAGCTCAAAGTCGACTTCTTTCAGGATGGAGGTTTTCTGAACCTGATTGTCGGTACGTACCTTATCGTACAGGTCGAGGTATTTGCTCTTATAATCCTCGAACTCCTGCTCTTCCATATTGACCTGCTCAAAATCGAAGTCGGCAAAGCTGGTGAGAATATTGCGTAAGCGCATCAATTCACGGAAGGCCTGCACAAACTTCAACTCTTCTTCCTCGTCTTTCAGCACATCCACATCGTCCAGATCCGGGCATATCGCTTTCATCTCGAAGTAGGTCTTATTAAATAACTTAATAAAGTCTTCCAGCGGCGGCATGATCACGGTTTCTTTAGCGTCTTTGTTGCTGAACAGGGTGAGCGCTTCATCGGTGGCGTTCTTCAGGTTACGGAAACAAACGATATTACCCTGAGATTTTTGCTCATTCAGGATACGGTTGGTACGGGAAAACGCCTGAATCAAACCATGATGCTTGAGGTTTTTGTCCACGTAGAGGGTATTCAGTGGCTTGCTGTCAAAACCGGTGAGGAACATATTCACCACCAGCAGAATATCGACCTTACGCTCACGTACCTTTTTCGACAGATCGTTGTAGTAGTTATAAAACGACTTGCTGTCTTTGGTGGTATAAGCCGTACCGTACATCTGGTTGTAGTCATCAATATAAGACTCCAGCTTATCGCGGCTATGGCTGAATACCCGGCTGTTATAGGGTGCCGCCTGTTCTGCCACGTTGTTGAAATCGGTACCATCAACTTCATCAACGCCATCCAAAAAGCCATTGGCATCCGGGTCGTCTTCATTGGTGCCATAAGAAAAGATGGTGGCGATTTTTAAATCGTGCTCACCCGCTTCTTTTTTGCGCTTAAACAGATCGTAATATTTGATCAGGGTCTCGACACTGCTGACACAAAACATGCCGGTAAAGTCAGGATAGCGGGTTTTGTGTTTATGATGGGCAATAATATAGTCACTGATTTTCTCCAAACGGCGCTCATCATCCATCAGCTCTTTGGTATCAATGCCCTCTACTTCGATATCCATTTCGTTGTTACTGCCGACTTTCTTATAGCGGCCAACGTACTCCACCGAGAACTTCAGTACGTTTTCGTCTTTAATGGCATCAACAATGGTGTATTTGTGCAAACACTTGTCGAATAAGTCTTTGGTGGTGACTTTACGGCTGGCCTTGGTGTGGGCATTTTCTACTAAAATCGGCGTACCGGTAAAACCAAACAGCTGGCTGTTATTGAAAAACGACACGATGCTCTGGTGAGTATCACCAAACTGGCTGCGATGGCACTCATCAAAGATAAAGACGATACGTTTATCTTTTAAGCCATCCATCTTCTGGCTGTAACGCTTTTTAGTAATGGCGTTATTCAGCTTTTGGATGGTAGTAACAATCAGCTTGCTATTACGGGTATTCTGGTTGTGTTTCGACACGTAGCTGTCGCTGAATTGCTGCACCAGCACATTGGTTTTGTCGGTGCCGTCGACACAACCTTTGGAAAAAGTATTAAATTCTTTACTGGTCTGGTAATCCAGGTCTTTGCGGTCAACTACAAATACAACTTTGTGTACTTCGGGCAAGGCAGTCAGCAGTTGGGCAGTTTTAAACGATGTAAGCGTTTTGCCGGAGCCAGTCGTGTGCCAGATATATCCATTTCTGCCTTCATCTTTCGGCGGATTCTGAACCCGATCAATAATCGCTTCGGTGGCGTAGATCTGATACGGGCGCATCACCATTAGAATCTTTTCCGCTTCGTTTTGTACGATATAGCGGTTAAACATCTTATTCAGGTGTTCGCGGTTTAAAAACACCGCAGAAAAATCGCTTAATTCGGTATGGCGGTTGTTTTCTTTATCCGCCCAGAAGAAGGTCTGTTTAAAGCTCTGTTTTTTGTTATTGGCGTAATATTTGGTGTTTACGCCGTTAGAAATAACAAACATCTGTACATACTGGAACAGGCCATAACTGGCCCAATAGCTGTGGCGCTGATAGCGCTGAATCTGGTTAAAAGCTTCTTTCATCTCCAGACCACGACGTTTTAATTCGATTTGCACCAGTGGCAAACCGTTTACCAGAATAGTAACGTCGTAACGGTTTTTATAACGCCCTTCCACCGTCACCTGCTGGGTGGCCTGCCAGCGGTTTTGGGCAAAATCGTCGTGCAAAAAACGCACATAACCCGGTGTGCCGTCGTCTTTATCGTACTGAAAGCGGTCACGCAGAGTTTTGGCCTTGTCAAAAATCGAACCCTTCGCTAGATGATTTAAGATCTGTTTAAACTCGCCATCGCTGAACTGCACATCGTTCAACTGCTGCAACTGCCTTTTTAAGTTCGCCAGCAAGCTGGCCTCGTCGCTGACGCTGACCAGCTCAAACGATTGCTGCTGTAATTGCTTAAGCAAATCCGATTCTAATACGGCTTCGGGCTGAATGGCCATGGTTCTCCTTAACGCTTTGTTCTTTTGCTAGTCAGGTATTGGGTTATACAAACATCTGCTGCAATAAGCCTTGTTTATAGGCTTGGGTTTGCTCGATTTGTTGTTGAATTAGATCTAGTTTTCTTTCTAATTCAATCGAGAAACTCACAATTCGTTTTTGCTCATCCAATGAAGGAAGCTTAACTCTTGTTTTTAACCAGTCTTGTGTTTTAAACAGAAGCTTCTCTATGTGAACACCATCGCTATTCCTGAAATAGACCTTTTTCATTTTAGGGGTTTTAGATAATAGATTGAAATAGTGAATATCAAGCACATCCGGCACTCCCTCAAATACATTGTATTCATTTGATAGTATTGCGCCTTCTAAGTACTTGGGCACTATACCACATGCGCCGTGTACAATTTGTCGCTTTGAAATCACAAACTGGTTTTCTTTTAACTTAAATTGCGTTTTTACCAGCACTTCCTTTCCAAGGTACTTCCCACGGCTTACAATCCCTCCATTTCGCCGCTTGGCAGTAATAAGTTCGTATTCTTCATTATCTTGCATATCGACAGGATTACTCTGCAATAGCAATACTTTCTTCAGTTGTATGGATTTCCAATCCGGGAAGTCCTGACCATTATCATCTTTAA
Encoded here:
- a CDS encoding type I restriction endonuclease subunit R; its protein translation is MAIQPEAVLESDLLKQLQQQSFELVSVSDEASLLANLKRQLQQLNDVQFSDGEFKQILNHLAKGSIFDKAKTLRDRFQYDKDDGTPGYVRFLHDDFAQNRWQATQQVTVEGRYKNRYDVTILVNGLPLVQIELKRRGLEMKEAFNQIQRYQRHSYWASYGLFQYVQMFVISNGVNTKYYANNKKQSFKQTFFWADKENNRHTELSDFSAVFLNREHLNKMFNRYIVQNEAEKILMVMRPYQIYATEAIIDRVQNPPKDEGRNGYIWHTTGSGKTLTSFKTAQLLTALPEVHKVVFVVDRKDLDYQTSKEFNTFSKGCVDGTDKTNVLVQQFSDSYVSKHNQNTRNSKLIVTTIQKLNNAITKKRYSQKMDGLKDKRIVFIFDECHRSQFGDTHQSIVSFFNNSQLFGFTGTPILVENAHTKASRKVTTKDLFDKCLHKYTIVDAIKDENVLKFSVEYVGRYKKVGSNNEMDIEVEGIDTKELMDDERRLEKISDYIIAHHKHKTRYPDFTGMFCVSSVETLIKYYDLFKRKKEAGEHDLKIATIFSYGTNEDDPDANGFLDGVDEVDGTDFNNVAEQAAPYNSRVFSHSRDKLESYIDDYNQMYGTAYTTKDSKSFYNYYNDLSKKVRERKVDILLVVNMFLTGFDSKPLNTLYVDKNLKHHGLIQAFSRTNRILNEQKSQGNIVCFRNLKNATDEALTLFSNKDAKETVIMPPLEDFIKLFNKTYFEMKAICPDLDDVDVLKDEEEELKFVQAFRELMRLRNILTSFADFDFEQVNMEEQEFEDYKSKYLDLYDKVRTDNQVQKTSILKEVDFELELIQRDEINVKYILNLIAALAGSDTEKEYEYQYKSIMDLLGGSPELRNKQELIDQFIQKNMEGLDSEEQVLEAFDNYWEAQKTEQLNAVCDEEKLIPANVQALVEQMITTNQDPRREDIAEAMETKPSLMQRKKVIPRITDKMRQFVEVFYQGL
- a CDS encoding glycine-rich domain-containing protein-like: MTTIQTLPALVSPVHMLAEDLLPEIQALDFSHLRHKYTQAPEAEMTAEQWDKAELEYRRFLHLKKLYPGVSFVPSKQIDQIWHAHILDTKAYREDCQKIFGCFIDHYPYFGIYGKEDYSKLIAAFDKTIALYEKHFGLYPSKSPLNASRCGPDHACHAPSECACRVPGACK
- a CDS encoding DUF3127 domain-containing protein; this encodes MSKSFEAQGIIHSIDQTREYGQNGFTKREFVIKLSGEGENPDYPNYVALELIKDKCALMDAYQVGDEVMVTFNLSGRLWNAPGKPEKCFTSLQAWKVDRAGDAAPAQNFDMGGFAPSSSGPAFDDDVPF
- a CDS encoding phosphatidylinositol-specific phospholipase C domain-containing protein — translated: MINIKRKTLIALMAALPGLSLLGFSHSASAHNDGAYNHDYAAVAHNPSWMSRVDGSKRVSQLSLPGTHDTMSIKAGDIWQNQTMTLMQQLNSGIRVFDMRTRHINDTFRMHHGIIAQDTYFDDVLRDITHFLNANPSETVLFRLRAEHTSENNTRSYAATLDSYLAQNGSKHWVPTNSNPTLDEIRGKFVILQEFSGGNYGLSYGYIDKQDDYQMSTNWDLYDKWTRIKNHIVKAQNGNRNTIYMNYLSAAVGSMPYFVSSGHSSNGTSAPRLATGLTTPGWKNSYPDFPRVSCFIGICTIAFEGTNTLTADYIANGGFTGMVMADFPGKRLIENIIKLNDLKPLHPEQKYRELKDGRSGLCLDVSGGSSANGTNVALWTCHGGQNQKWAYDASTGFMRSALGKCLDNRGQAHNGGEIVIWDCVNSNNLKFDWVGTSLRNRHNNNIAVDAYGTGAGSQVGQWSYHGGANQQWHWGN
- a CDS encoding endonuclease I family protein; protein product: MPSLYALTVLAFSTLLFVSHTSAEPLTFRQAKKQLKALYQDEHQTSFYCGCDFRYQGKKLIPDLNSCGYQVRKQHKRASRIEWEHIVPAWAFGHQRQCWQNGGRKACKRDRVFRLMEGDMHNLVPAIGEVNGDRSNYRFSDWNGFPQQYGQCAMVVDFKGKRVQPTQQSRGAIARAYLYMEEKYSLRLSKKERKQYQAWNKQQPPGRWECRRNRLIEKIQGNRNPFIKNCKRTQ
- a CDS encoding DOPA 4,5-dioxygenase family protein; protein product: MSAPQRPVNKHKAYHAHVYFDGATVDFATHLCQQAGELFGLRVGRVHRRPIGPHTRWSCQIIFGKKSFDAFIPWLDEQRGDLSVLVHALTGNDLADHTTYAYWLGDAVELDLSMF
- a CDS encoding aminotransferase class V-fold PLP-dependent enzyme, translated to MAGLLPDMDPDGLLEYSVVFTDRSLNHMSQQFQTVMNDISSTLKSVYSADAVVVVPGGGTYGMEAVARQFAQDKKALVLRNGWFSYRWTQIFEMANIPASCTVLKAQRIEEGSQAPFAPQPIDEVVATIKAEKPEMVFAPHVETASGMILPNDYLKAVADAVHSVGGLFVLDCVASGTLWVDMKAIGVDVLISAPQKGWSSSPCAALVMMSQAAVNTMENTTSTSFAANLKQWHMIMQAYENGGHAYHATMPTDALTKFRDTMMETKEYGFDKVREEQLELGRRVREMLESKGIKSVAAEGFKAPGVVVNYTTDSDMQNGKKFAAQGMQAAAGVPLMCDEGDDYQSFRIGLFGLDKLHDVDGAVDRLEKVIDQIL